Genomic segment of Mycoplasmopsis edwardii:
TTAAAAGATAAAAAGATCTTAAAACAACTTGATTAATATGATCTATAAAAATTCAAACTTCATAAGAAGGTTCCTAGCAAATATTATTGATTTATTTTTAACAATTTCATTAATATTGCTTATTTTTTATTTAGTTTCAAGAAATTCAAGTAAACCGAACAATATATCTTTTTATTCTGGTTTTATATATTCAATAGTTATTATTAACTTATTTTATCTATTTGTACCTTTCCTTAGTGAAGGGAGAACCATTGGGCTATGATTATGTAAGTTAAAAATAATTGATTCAGAATCTAAAACATTTAAAATTAAAACCTTGCTTCATCGTAATGTTTTTGCATCTTTTTACTTCACATTAATTTTTATTGCAATAATGGCTTTTTATTCAGAAAATAGTTTTATAGCAACACAAGTTAATCAAAAAGAAGTAATATCTCTGAAAAACGATTTATACCACAAAGTTGTAACTCAATTTATAGTTACATTCTTAGCAATTGGTTTCTTTATACACACAATTGGTTATCTTTTCATTATTTTTAAAGCAAAAAAACTATCAATTGTTGACTTTTTAACAAACAGTAGAATTGTTGAAAATAAACCTTATTCAACACAAAATAAAGAAAAACAATTTACACCAATTTATTTTGAAAAACGTAAATTCTTTTACGTTGATGAAAAATAATTTAAAGGAGATTTTATGTTATTAAAAAAAGTTGATTTATTAAGTGACTTAAACGAAAAACAACGTCAAGCCGTTGAATATTTCGAT
This window contains:
- a CDS encoding RDD family protein encodes the protein MIYKNSNFIRRFLANIIDLFLTISLILLIFYLVSRNSSKPNNISFYSGFIYSIVIINLFYLFVPFLSEGRTIGLWLCKLKIIDSESKTFKIKTLLHRNVFASFYFTLIFIAIMAFYSENSFIATQVNQKEVISLKNDLYHKVVTQFIVTFLAIGFFIHTIGYLFIIFKAKKLSIVDFLTNSRIVENKPYSTQNKEKQFTPIYFEKRKFFYVDEK